A single genomic interval of Aureliella helgolandensis harbors:
- a CDS encoding SAM hydroxide adenosyltransferase: MSGTLSGKVVEIDETGNLVTDIPGDQLSGAPRDATLRVVVDEHETYGLYPADHSQPAMTLVAILDAGEPLKVVLVGDSASAMLGVQVGALVEVYW, from the coding sequence GTGTCAGGAACACTATCTGGAAAAGTAGTTGAGATCGACGAGACTGGTAATCTTGTCACCGACATTCCCGGTGATCAGCTGTCCGGCGCACCCCGCGATGCAACATTGCGCGTGGTGGTTGATGAGCATGAAACCTATGGGCTGTACCCTGCCGATCACAGTCAGCCCGCAATGACGTTGGTCGCGATTCTCGATGCAGGTGAACCGCTTAAAGTGGTCTTGGTGGGCGACAGCGCAAGCGCGATGCTGGGTGTCCAAGTTGGCGCACTCGTAGAAGTCTATTGGTAG
- the bioA gene encoding adenosylmethionine--8-amino-7-oxononanoate transaminase yields MSEEEQPRSAIDDRLLVDREHCWHAFTQMAEYEPLLVDRAEGVWLYDHQGRALLDGISSMWCNVHGHRHPKIDAAIRGQLDRVAHVTSLGMSNSTTIELTRRLVEVTPQGLDCIFYSSDGSSAVEVALKMAFQYWRQRAEPEPERSLFLAVGNAYHGDTLGSVSVGGVSRFHAMFDPLLFDVLRGPCPDTYRLPEGVRAEDACQHYLDQYEDLLNRFSGRIAALVVEPLVQGAAGLVMHPAQFLSGLRKLTREHGVLLIADEIAVGMGRTGKLWACEWEQVEPDFLCTGKGLSGGYLPVAATLTTREVWNAFLGDYAESKSFFHGHTFGGNPLGCAASLATLDLFEEEQTLQNVLRQGAYLEECLADLREHRHVGDVRCRGLVAAVELVENQHSQRGYEWSQRRGHLACQAAMERGVWLRPLGNVIVIMPPLCCTAEHIDQIVAAVKFGVSQACGD; encoded by the coding sequence GTGTCGGAGGAAGAGCAGCCGCGATCAGCGATTGACGATCGATTGCTTGTTGATCGAGAGCATTGCTGGCATGCTTTTACTCAGATGGCTGAGTATGAGCCATTGTTGGTCGATCGCGCCGAAGGGGTCTGGTTGTACGACCATCAAGGTCGGGCTCTCTTGGATGGCATCAGCAGCATGTGGTGCAATGTGCATGGCCATCGGCATCCCAAAATCGATGCGGCAATTCGCGGCCAGCTCGATCGCGTCGCCCATGTGACCTCGCTGGGAATGAGTAATTCAACCACCATTGAGCTGACACGAAGGCTGGTGGAGGTGACTCCGCAAGGTCTCGATTGCATCTTCTACAGCAGCGATGGATCGAGTGCGGTTGAAGTTGCTCTGAAGATGGCGTTTCAGTATTGGCGGCAACGGGCTGAACCAGAGCCGGAGCGGTCGCTTTTTCTGGCGGTGGGCAATGCCTATCATGGAGACACGTTGGGGAGTGTGAGCGTGGGCGGAGTCTCTCGCTTCCACGCCATGTTCGACCCCTTGCTGTTTGATGTGTTGCGAGGACCCTGTCCCGATACCTACCGCTTACCCGAAGGGGTAAGGGCCGAGGATGCCTGTCAGCATTATCTTGACCAGTACGAAGATTTGTTGAACCGATTCTCGGGCAGAATTGCTGCTTTGGTCGTAGAGCCCCTGGTGCAGGGCGCAGCTGGATTAGTGATGCACCCAGCTCAATTTTTGAGCGGTCTGCGCAAGTTGACGCGCGAGCACGGCGTTTTGTTAATCGCCGATGAGATTGCGGTGGGCATGGGGCGGACGGGTAAGCTGTGGGCGTGCGAATGGGAGCAGGTGGAGCCCGATTTTTTGTGCACCGGCAAGGGGCTCAGTGGAGGCTATCTGCCGGTGGCTGCAACGCTCACGACACGTGAAGTCTGGAACGCATTTCTCGGTGACTACGCTGAATCAAAATCCTTTTTCCATGGGCACACGTTTGGGGGCAATCCTCTCGGATGTGCTGCCTCGCTCGCAACGCTGGATTTATTCGAGGAGGAGCAGACTCTGCAGAATGTTCTGCGGCAGGGAGCCTACCTCGAGGAGTGCCTAGCGGACTTGCGCGAGCACCGGCACGTGGGCGATGTCCGGTGCCGAGGGCTGGTTGCGGCAGTCGAATTGGTGGAAAACCAACACAGTCAACGCGGTTACGAGTGGTCCCAACGCCGTGGGCACTTGGCCTGCCAGGCGGCGATGGAACGAGGTGTATGGCTGAGACCGTTGGGCAATGTTATCGTCATTATGCCGCCACTGTGCTGTACTGCGGAGCATATAGATCAGATTGTTGCTGCGGTGAAGTTCGGTGTCAGCCAAGCCTGCGGTGATTGA
- the gatB gene encoding Asp-tRNA(Asn)/Glu-tRNA(Gln) amidotransferase subunit GatB has product MTSMPYKLVIGLEVHAQLSTSTKLFCGCSTEFGAPPNTQVCPVCLGLPGALPVMNQRAIELALRTGLAMNCQIDSVTKWDRKNYFYPDLPKGYQISQFDQPICGEGYLDFPDPEAPGEMLRVRLTRAHLEEDAGKSMHDEAGGKADSRIDLNRTGTPLLEIVSEPDMRSAQAAKAYLTELRLLLTYLGVSDCNMQEGSLRADANVNLHLEHEGRTVATPIVEVKNLNSFRAVERAIAYEAQRQFEAWKKTGQEMGQAPKQTRGWDDAAGVTVPQREKEESSDYRYFPDPDLVPLRITQQQLDTARGELGELPAVARRRLESSEGLKAYDADVIVSQGRGVLGYFDALIAAGASAKRVSSWIQQDVLRTLKEQNLEIEDFPITAERLAQLLVAIDAGDVDNSRGKDVFQYWLDTPSANLEQAKSALGIESVDRGEIESLCRELLEENPQVVAQVQDGNLKGLGSLIGAAKKKNPNADPKLVRQLCQAMIEAMG; this is encoded by the coding sequence ATGACCAGTATGCCTTACAAGCTAGTGATTGGTTTGGAAGTGCATGCCCAGTTGAGCACTTCCACCAAGTTGTTTTGTGGTTGCTCGACCGAGTTCGGAGCGCCTCCCAATACCCAGGTTTGTCCCGTTTGTCTGGGCTTGCCCGGTGCCTTGCCGGTGATGAATCAGCGGGCGATCGAATTGGCCCTGCGGACTGGGTTGGCAATGAACTGCCAGATCGATTCGGTTACGAAGTGGGACCGCAAGAATTACTTTTATCCCGATCTGCCCAAGGGGTATCAGATCAGTCAGTTTGATCAACCGATTTGCGGTGAGGGGTACTTGGATTTTCCGGATCCCGAGGCACCAGGAGAAATGCTCCGCGTCCGCTTGACGCGCGCGCACCTCGAAGAGGATGCCGGAAAGAGTATGCATGATGAGGCTGGGGGCAAGGCCGATAGTCGCATCGACTTGAATCGCACCGGAACGCCGCTGTTGGAAATCGTCTCGGAACCCGACATGCGCTCCGCTCAGGCGGCTAAGGCCTACCTGACCGAGCTGAGGCTGCTGTTGACCTATTTAGGGGTGTCGGATTGCAATATGCAGGAGGGGAGTCTGCGAGCAGATGCAAATGTGAATCTGCACCTGGAGCATGAGGGCCGCACGGTCGCTACGCCGATCGTGGAGGTGAAGAACTTGAACAGCTTCCGGGCTGTCGAACGAGCGATTGCCTACGAGGCGCAGCGTCAGTTTGAGGCATGGAAGAAAACCGGGCAGGAAATGGGACAGGCACCCAAGCAAACACGCGGGTGGGATGATGCCGCAGGAGTTACCGTGCCGCAGCGCGAGAAAGAGGAGTCGAGTGACTATCGCTATTTCCCGGATCCCGATCTAGTTCCGTTGCGAATCACGCAGCAGCAATTGGATACGGCGCGAGGTGAGTTGGGGGAATTGCCCGCCGTGGCCCGCCGCCGACTCGAGTCGTCAGAGGGACTTAAGGCCTACGATGCGGATGTTATTGTATCGCAGGGTAGGGGAGTGCTGGGGTATTTCGATGCCCTGATCGCGGCGGGAGCATCGGCGAAGCGAGTTAGCAGCTGGATTCAGCAAGACGTTCTGCGCACCTTAAAAGAGCAAAACCTTGAGATCGAGGACTTTCCGATCACGGCGGAGCGCTTGGCCCAGCTGTTGGTGGCTATTGATGCCGGCGATGTCGACAACTCCCGTGGGAAAGACGTCTTCCAATACTGGCTGGATACTCCGTCTGCCAATTTGGAGCAAGCCAAGTCGGCCCTGGGGATCGAGTCGGTGGATCGCGGGGAGATTGAGTCGCTGTGTAGAGAGCTCTTGGAAGAAAATCCCCAAGTGGTTGCACAGGTGCAGGATGGAAATCTCAAGGGGTTGGGCTCTTTGATCGGTGCGGCTAAGAAGAAGAATCCCAATGCGGACCCCAAGCTGGTGCGGCAGCTTTGCCAAGCCATGATCGAAGCGATGGGGTAG
- a CDS encoding TIGR03000 domain-containing protein, giving the protein MKYRLVRSAAALFLGALMVGNVDAGWGSSGGLAGYGSSGGYSASYGSSGGYASSYGSSGGYASSYGSSGGYASSYGSSGGYSASYGSSGGYGSYGSSGGSSGGRVGIVRRTLEGIHDHLAAKHARHVANRAARRSYYGSSGYSARYGSSGGSSGYSSSYGSSGGYSSYGSSYSGGSSGGSVNYGSTGYSSGVSYGSTGGAYYGASNTSSYTSPLSLVSDSGLASDTVNLTVAVPSAAKIFVNGKLTTSTGSVRQFISRGLESGKSYRFEVRAEMDAADGSLLTEEKEVVVTAGSDEHVQFAFADSNSTIETAVTLNVPEGAEVTLAGSSTKASGMERTFRTDRLLPGEVWDDYQIEVKLGDQVKRQSIRLIGGDKLQLTFNFDDSADKIASR; this is encoded by the coding sequence ATGAAGTACAGACTAGTTCGTTCGGCAGCCGCTTTGTTTCTCGGTGCGCTAATGGTTGGAAATGTGGATGCGGGCTGGGGAAGCAGCGGTGGTCTAGCAGGCTACGGTAGCTCCGGTGGCTATTCCGCAAGCTACGGAAGTAGCGGTGGATATGCGTCCAGCTACGGCAGTTCTGGTGGTTATGCCTCCAGCTATGGGAGCTCCGGCGGATACGCGTCGAGCTACGGTAGCTCGGGTGGCTACAGCGCTAGTTATGGCAGTAGTGGCGGTTATGGCAGCTACGGTTCATCCGGGGGCAGCAGCGGGGGGCGTGTGGGAATCGTGCGCCGCACGCTCGAAGGCATCCATGATCACTTGGCCGCCAAGCATGCGCGTCACGTGGCAAACCGCGCCGCGCGTCGCTCCTACTATGGTAGCAGCGGATATAGCGCTCGGTATGGTAGCAGTGGCGGTTCGTCCGGCTACAGCTCCTCCTATGGCAGTTCCGGTGGTTACAGCAGCTATGGCTCGTCCTACAGCGGCGGCAGCTCGGGTGGTTCGGTCAACTATGGCAGCACCGGCTACAGCTCTGGCGTCAGCTACGGTAGCACTGGTGGCGCTTACTACGGTGCCTCTAATACGTCGAGCTACACTTCGCCACTTTCGCTCGTTTCGGATTCCGGACTTGCATCGGATACCGTCAACCTGACAGTTGCCGTGCCCTCCGCCGCCAAGATCTTCGTCAATGGAAAATTGACCACAAGCACCGGTTCGGTACGCCAATTCATCAGCCGCGGCCTCGAGTCTGGCAAGAGCTATCGCTTCGAAGTGCGAGCTGAGATGGATGCCGCAGACGGTTCTCTCCTGACTGAAGAGAAGGAAGTTGTCGTGACTGCTGGCAGTGACGAACACGTCCAATTCGCATTTGCAGATAGCAACAGCACCATTGAAACCGCTGTAACGCTCAATGTTCCAGAAGGAGCTGAAGTGACTTTGGCGGGTTCCTCCACCAAGGCATCGGGAATGGAACGCACCTTCCGCACCGATCGTTTGCTTCCTGGAGAAGTTTGGGATGACTACCAAATCGAAGTGAAGTTGGGTGATCAAGTCAAACGACAGTCGATTCGGCTGATCGGTGGCGACAAGCTTCAATTGACTTTCAACTTCGATGACTCGGCTGACAAGATTGCGTCCCGCTAG
- a CDS encoding 2,3-bisphosphoglycerate-independent phosphoglycerate mutase: MDMHTLTRELQVKNKSKIVMLVGDGLGGLPMTAGGKTELETAKTPNLDALAAKGVQGLSIPVKPGIAPGSGPGHLGLFGYDPLEYQIGRGALEATGIGFELQAGDVAIRCNFCTLDNAGNISDRRAGRISTEESTPLAISLRQIKIPGIEVFVEPVKEHRFVVVFRGPGLKGSVKDTDPQATGVPPLEPVAADEASQKTAEVAKEFLKQAKEILKSEKKANFHTMRGFADRPNMPTYHEVYGLRAAAIAVYPMYKGLARLVGMDIVGEALTLQDQMDVLKQNWDDYDFFFLHFKYTDSTGEDGNFDEKVRRTEELDGCLKAITALNPEVLIVTGDHSTPAYLKSHSWHPVPTLLVSDCCRPDPHTTFGESTAITGGLGQFEAKYLMLLALSNAGRMGKFGA; this comes from the coding sequence ATGGACATGCATACACTGACCCGCGAGCTACAAGTCAAGAACAAGTCGAAAATCGTGATGCTGGTTGGCGATGGACTGGGTGGTTTGCCTATGACCGCGGGGGGTAAGACGGAGCTGGAAACAGCGAAAACACCTAATTTGGATGCCCTGGCTGCCAAGGGAGTTCAAGGATTGTCGATTCCAGTCAAACCAGGGATTGCCCCCGGTTCGGGGCCAGGCCACTTGGGGCTCTTTGGCTACGATCCACTGGAGTATCAGATTGGACGTGGTGCCCTCGAGGCCACAGGGATCGGTTTCGAATTGCAGGCTGGTGACGTCGCCATCCGCTGCAATTTCTGCACGCTCGACAACGCAGGCAACATCTCAGACCGCCGCGCTGGACGAATTTCCACCGAGGAAAGCACTCCGCTGGCCATCTCGTTGCGGCAAATCAAGATCCCTGGCATTGAGGTGTTTGTGGAACCGGTCAAGGAACACCGTTTTGTGGTCGTCTTCCGCGGACCAGGGCTGAAGGGAAGCGTCAAAGACACCGACCCGCAAGCGACCGGCGTCCCTCCCCTCGAGCCGGTTGCCGCCGACGAAGCCAGTCAGAAAACAGCCGAGGTTGCCAAAGAGTTCCTCAAACAAGCCAAAGAGATCCTGAAAAGCGAAAAGAAAGCCAACTTCCACACGATGCGTGGCTTTGCCGATCGCCCCAACATGCCTACTTACCACGAGGTATACGGCCTGCGCGCGGCTGCCATTGCGGTCTACCCCATGTACAAAGGGCTTGCTCGCCTGGTCGGCATGGACATCGTCGGAGAAGCACTCACCCTACAAGACCAAATGGATGTCCTGAAGCAGAATTGGGACGATTACGACTTCTTCTTCCTCCATTTCAAGTACACCGATAGCACGGGTGAAGATGGCAACTTTGACGAGAAAGTTCGCCGCACCGAAGAGCTCGATGGCTGCCTGAAGGCAATCACGGCTCTGAATCCAGAAGTGCTGATCGTTACTGGCGACCACTCGACGCCCGCCTACCTCAAGAGTCACTCCTGGCACCCTGTACCAACGCTGTTGGTCTCGGATTGCTGCCGCCCCGATCCACACACCACGTTCGGCGAGTCGACAGCGATCACCGGAGGACTAGGACAATTTGAAGCCAAGTACCTCATGCTACTCGCGCTCTCCAATGCAGGTCGCATGGGTAAGTTTGGAGCTTAG
- a CDS encoding HTTM domain-containing protein, whose protein sequence is MKDGQLDSPIVWGKSLLEGWDRFWFTPQLPHTLAIIRILCGGMLAYVHVIWTSLLTDFMGEAAWIDAAAIQQLHAQDWSWSWLFYVDQPWVLMSHELVAILASLLMMLGCATRVTIPLAWWMTLMVCHRMTGALFGLDQIVMLLAMYLMVARSGSVWSVDAVWRDRRGESYWLPSARASVGNNVATRLIQLHLCVIYLFGGLSKMRGEMWFDGSALWFSAVNFEYQSLDITWLGYMPFLIATLTSLTLFWETFYCALVWPRATRPFALGMAVLVHAGIGLALGMVTFGVIMLTANLAFVPPEMVRRYCPKIFTSHAARGEAIEV, encoded by the coding sequence ATGAAGGATGGGCAACTTGATTCTCCCATTGTCTGGGGGAAATCGCTGCTTGAGGGTTGGGATCGCTTCTGGTTCACCCCGCAATTGCCGCATACTCTGGCGATCATCCGGATCCTATGTGGTGGGATGCTTGCCTATGTGCATGTGATTTGGACTAGCTTGCTGACCGATTTCATGGGGGAGGCCGCGTGGATCGATGCAGCGGCTATTCAGCAATTGCATGCCCAAGATTGGTCGTGGAGCTGGTTGTTCTACGTCGACCAACCCTGGGTATTGATGAGCCATGAGCTGGTAGCCATTCTAGCTAGTTTGCTAATGATGCTGGGGTGTGCGACGCGGGTGACGATCCCGCTGGCGTGGTGGATGACATTGATGGTTTGCCATCGCATGACCGGGGCGCTCTTCGGGCTGGATCAAATCGTGATGTTGTTGGCCATGTATTTGATGGTGGCCCGCAGCGGTAGCGTATGGAGCGTCGATGCGGTCTGGCGCGATCGGCGTGGAGAGAGTTATTGGTTGCCAAGTGCCCGAGCATCGGTCGGTAATAATGTGGCGACGCGGTTGATTCAGCTGCATCTTTGTGTCATCTACCTGTTCGGTGGGCTCAGTAAGATGCGTGGCGAGATGTGGTTTGACGGGAGCGCGTTGTGGTTTTCCGCCGTGAACTTCGAGTACCAATCACTCGATATCACGTGGCTGGGGTATATGCCATTTTTGATCGCCACGTTGACGTCACTGACGCTTTTTTGGGAGACGTTCTATTGTGCCTTGGTATGGCCCCGAGCGACCCGTCCGTTTGCGCTAGGCATGGCCGTCCTGGTGCATGCCGGGATCGGCCTTGCTTTGGGGATGGTCACCTTTGGGGTTATCATGCTCACCGCCAACTTGGCTTTTGTTCCTCCCGAGATGGTGCGCAGATACTGTCCCAAAATTTTCACATCTCATGCCGCTCGCGGTGAAGCGATAGAGGTCTAG
- a CDS encoding SAM hydrolase/SAM-dependent halogenase family protein, with protein MSPPITILTDFGLRDGYLAQVKGVLLGIAPDSPLVDISHLIPPQDIRCAARMLRQVVSCFPPATVHLAVVDPGVGTDRRIVAVELAGQRFVLPDNGLLTYLLQDFQIDAAVVVDRRDLWRQPVSSTFHGRDIMAPVAAHWAAGSPLCDLGSALDLAAREFVILPEIPPGAMQLLPNRPADAACAQIVEIDHFGNASLAGSIGNGRGGQQLHLKIGDAVRPLQVVETYGEAQSGELVMLKGSQGCLELAIVNGSAARELSLSVGDWLEFGVSEN; from the coding sequence ATGTCACCACCGATCACGATCTTGACCGATTTTGGCCTGCGTGACGGCTACCTGGCTCAGGTGAAGGGAGTTCTGCTCGGAATTGCCCCAGACAGTCCGTTGGTCGATATCTCCCACTTGATTCCGCCACAAGATATTCGATGTGCGGCCCGCATGTTGCGACAAGTGGTGAGCTGTTTTCCGCCAGCCACTGTGCATCTAGCTGTCGTAGACCCCGGGGTGGGCACCGACCGGAGAATTGTGGCGGTCGAATTGGCGGGGCAGCGGTTTGTCTTGCCGGACAACGGATTGCTGACCTATTTGCTGCAAGATTTTCAAATCGACGCTGCGGTGGTGGTGGATCGCCGGGATTTGTGGCGGCAGCCAGTCAGCTCGACCTTTCACGGTCGTGACATCATGGCGCCCGTGGCGGCGCATTGGGCGGCTGGGAGTCCGTTGTGCGATTTGGGGAGCGCACTCGACTTGGCAGCTCGGGAGTTTGTGATTCTCCCAGAGATACCCCCTGGGGCCATGCAATTGCTGCCAAATCGCCCAGCGGATGCTGCGTGCGCGCAAATCGTTGAAATCGACCATTTTGGCAACGCCAGTCTGGCTGGTTCAATTGGAAATGGGCGGGGCGGGCAGCAGCTGCACCTTAAAATTGGGGATGCGGTGCGTCCATTGCAGGTGGTGGAAACATACGGAGAGGCCCAGTCGGGAGAGCTCGTGATGCTTAAGGGATCGCAAGGTTGCCTGGAATTGGCCATTGTGAATGGTTCCGCCGCGCGCGAATTGTCTCTGAGCGTGGGAGATTGGCTTGAGTTTGGCGTGAGTGAGAATTAA
- a CDS encoding DUF4465 domain-containing protein, giving the protein MQYPTTLTAILLIAFSQAVSAAVVDFEELTVYSGTSGIENGQPGGQFYNGDSGNGNNSNGWSSGGLYFSNSFDRSEFNGITYESWTGWAYSNVQNNLTPGFTNQYASFPGSGAGGSSNYAIAFAFPGDITYMNIDAGMEIAGLDISNTTYSYLALRDGVYGSKPFGGNTGNDPDLFTVTLSGYDAAGATGNQIGSVDFNLADFRAANNSLDYIVDAWTTLDLSALASARSIALSFTSTDAGQFGINTPTYVAIDNIRLTAVPEPNSLALLSLASWAMCARRRRSH; this is encoded by the coding sequence ATGCAATATCCAACGACCCTCACAGCAATCCTGCTCATCGCTTTCTCACAAGCCGTTTCCGCAGCCGTAGTGGACTTCGAAGAACTCACGGTCTATTCGGGAACTAGCGGAATTGAAAACGGTCAGCCCGGTGGCCAATTCTACAATGGAGATTCGGGGAACGGCAACAATTCCAATGGCTGGTCTAGCGGAGGTCTTTACTTTAGCAACAGTTTTGACAGAAGCGAATTTAACGGCATCACCTACGAATCGTGGACCGGCTGGGCATACTCGAACGTCCAAAACAACCTAACACCCGGTTTCACCAATCAATATGCCTCGTTTCCTGGTAGCGGAGCAGGTGGCAGTTCGAACTATGCTATCGCCTTCGCCTTCCCAGGCGACATCACCTATATGAATATCGACGCTGGCATGGAGATCGCTGGGCTCGATATCAGCAACACGACCTACTCGTACCTCGCATTACGGGATGGAGTCTACGGCAGCAAACCGTTCGGTGGCAATACAGGCAACGATCCCGACCTCTTCACGGTAACGCTCTCCGGTTACGACGCAGCGGGAGCTACAGGCAATCAGATTGGCTCTGTCGATTTCAATTTGGCAGACTTCCGCGCTGCAAACAACAGCCTTGACTACATCGTTGACGCCTGGACCACGCTCGACTTGTCGGCGCTGGCTAGCGCTCGTTCCATAGCATTGAGCTTCACCTCAACGGACGCAGGGCAGTTTGGGATTAACACGCCTACCTATGTGGCCATCGACAACATTCGCCTGACGGCTGTCCCCGAGCCGAACTCGCTAGCGTTACTCAGCCTCGCCAGCTGGGCAATGTGCGCACGCCGCCGTCGATCACACTAA
- a CDS encoding protein-L-isoaspartate(D-aspartate) O-methyltransferase, with protein sequence MISRLARGLQTRCLLWGGLVCLVLQSSNAVHGQVGLPPFSNFETARERLIQDVLIPGGVNDTRVIDAIRATPRQEFIPFSLRADAYADSALPIGASQTISSPYIVSIMTQELDVQADHKVLEIGTGSGFQAAVLSPLVKEVYSIEIVPELGTQAKKVLDALGYRNVFTKIGDGFLGWEEHAPFDRIIVTCSPEDVPQPLVDQLVDGGLIVVPVGERYQQTLYLMRKVDGKLEREALRPTLFVPMTGTAEENRQVHVDPARPALLNGDFEQPPADNGYVPGWYYQRGLKWSSSEESPNGGHYVEFTNETAGRPAHLLQGIALDGRVVKRVRLSGSVKVDGVKVGLDRNELPVIGIRFFNDQRGLLGTHWIGPFRGTRDWKEESRVFRVPAAAREAIVSIGLLGGVGKVAFDGIQLEAVEP encoded by the coding sequence ATGATCAGTCGTCTCGCGAGGGGCCTTCAAACGCGTTGTTTACTGTGGGGAGGGCTCGTGTGCCTTGTACTGCAGAGTAGCAATGCTGTGCATGGGCAAGTCGGACTTCCCCCATTTTCGAATTTTGAGACAGCCCGCGAACGGTTGATTCAGGACGTACTAATTCCAGGTGGAGTGAACGATACGCGGGTCATCGATGCCATTCGCGCTACTCCACGTCAGGAGTTCATTCCGTTTTCACTGCGCGCTGACGCTTACGCGGACAGCGCTCTGCCAATTGGTGCTTCTCAGACGATCAGCAGTCCCTACATTGTCTCGATCATGACCCAGGAGCTCGATGTTCAAGCAGACCATAAGGTGCTCGAAATCGGTACGGGCAGTGGTTTTCAGGCAGCCGTCTTAAGCCCTCTGGTCAAAGAGGTCTACTCGATTGAGATCGTCCCAGAATTGGGCACGCAGGCTAAAAAGGTGCTGGATGCATTGGGCTACAGGAATGTTTTCACGAAGATTGGCGATGGCTTTTTAGGTTGGGAGGAGCATGCTCCATTTGATCGCATTATCGTCACCTGCAGTCCTGAGGATGTGCCGCAACCTTTGGTGGATCAACTGGTCGATGGTGGATTAATTGTGGTACCGGTCGGCGAACGCTATCAGCAAACACTGTACTTAATGCGCAAGGTGGACGGAAAGTTGGAGCGCGAAGCGCTTCGACCAACTTTGTTCGTCCCTATGACCGGCACCGCAGAAGAGAATCGCCAAGTGCATGTGGATCCGGCGCGTCCAGCCTTGTTGAATGGTGATTTCGAACAGCCACCAGCTGACAACGGCTATGTTCCTGGGTGGTATTACCAGCGGGGGTTGAAATGGAGTTCATCCGAGGAGAGTCCCAATGGCGGGCACTATGTCGAATTCACGAATGAAACGGCCGGCCGCCCCGCGCACTTGCTGCAGGGGATTGCCCTGGATGGTCGCGTGGTCAAGCGGGTGCGGTTGTCGGGCTCGGTCAAGGTGGACGGGGTGAAGGTGGGGTTAGATCGCAATGAATTGCCGGTGATTGGCATTCGCTTCTTTAATGACCAGCGTGGACTCTTGGGAACGCATTGGATCGGGCCCTTTCGTGGCACCCGCGATTGGAAAGAAGAGAGCCGTGTGTTTCGCGTTCCAGCCGCCGCGAGAGAGGCGATTGTTTCCATTGGGTTACTTGGGGGGGTGGGTAAAGTAGCCTTTGATGGTATCCAGCTGGAGGCGGTGGAGCCGTGA